In Halorhabdus rudnickae, the following proteins share a genomic window:
- a CDS encoding glycoside hydrolase family 32 protein, which translates to MHYATDLPDAIERRTSATRARRRRFNDDPYRPNYHFFPPGGLLHDPNGALYWDGRYHLFYQYWPPDVSETRDWSEAMHWGHAVSDDLVHWRDLPIALSPDGGPERGCYSGQALVEDDRAVLMYFGTDAGNCIATGSDDYLLEFERFEDNPVVPIDEDAPYEIFDPCLWKDGETYRSLSGWKTDRQTTEFLFESDDLHEWTYRGPLVQDGFHTDPDEDGAVPNFFALDGTHVLLFFSHPRGPQYYLGEYDEDEATFDVEAHGRLNHGPVDQGNLHAPSVLQEGDRRVAFFNVVEGRRDWQADPTEGWTGVIGLPRDLSIEDGRLRLDPVEELATLRRNHRHVGSVSLPSETEWRCPESGGRSIELRAEVDPGDADQIDLAVLRSPDGSERTTVSYWRGSDALGIETGRSSTDTDIQVRPPEVGSLDLDDDEPLSLRIFVDRSIVEVFANGRETLTTRVYPSEESTGISLLARRGSAYLCSLDIWTMDDIWQREE; encoded by the coding sequence ATGCACTACGCGACGGACCTCCCGGACGCGATCGAGCGGCGAACGTCCGCCACACGAGCGCGGCGACGACGATTCAACGACGATCCGTACCGGCCGAACTACCACTTCTTCCCGCCAGGCGGACTACTCCACGACCCGAACGGGGCGCTGTACTGGGACGGTCGCTATCACCTCTTCTACCAGTACTGGCCGCCCGATGTCTCCGAGACGCGCGACTGGAGCGAGGCCATGCACTGGGGGCACGCCGTCAGCGACGACCTCGTCCACTGGCGGGATCTCCCGATCGCGCTCTCGCCCGACGGCGGTCCGGAGCGTGGCTGTTACAGCGGACAGGCTCTCGTCGAGGACGACCGTGCCGTCCTGATGTACTTCGGGACGGACGCGGGCAACTGCATCGCCACGGGGTCGGACGACTATCTACTCGAGTTCGAGCGATTCGAGGACAATCCCGTCGTCCCGATCGACGAGGACGCCCCCTACGAGATCTTCGACCCCTGCCTGTGGAAAGACGGCGAGACCTATCGCTCGCTGTCGGGCTGGAAGACCGATCGACAGACCACAGAGTTTCTCTTCGAATCGGACGATCTTCACGAGTGGACCTATCGCGGGCCGCTAGTTCAGGACGGCTTTCACACCGATCCCGACGAGGACGGGGCCGTCCCGAACTTCTTCGCTCTCGACGGAACCCACGTGCTCCTCTTTTTCTCTCACCCGCGGGGCCCACAGTATTACCTCGGCGAGTACGACGAGGACGAGGCGACGTTCGACGTCGAAGCACACGGTCGGCTGAACCACGGCCCGGTCGATCAGGGGAACCTGCACGCCCCGTCGGTGCTCCAGGAGGGAGATCGCCGCGTCGCTTTCTTCAACGTGGTCGAGGGCCGGCGAGACTGGCAGGCCGATCCGACCGAGGGCTGGACCGGCGTGATCGGACTGCCACGCGATCTCTCTATCGAGGACGGGCGTCTCCGTCTCGACCCAGTCGAGGAACTCGCGACGCTGCGGCGGAACCACCGCCACGTCGGCTCCGTGTCTCTCCCGTCCGAGACGGAGTGGCGATGCCCCGAGTCAGGGGGCCGTAGCATCGAACTCCGTGCCGAGGTCGATCCCGGCGACGCCGATCAGATCGACCTCGCGGTACTACGCTCACCCGACGGATCCGAACGGACGACCGTGTCCTACTGGCGCGGCAGCGACGCTCTCGGCATCGAGACGGGTCGATCGAGCACTGACACCGACATCCAGGTGCGCCCGCCGGAGGTCGGATCGCTCGATCTCGACGACGACGAACCGCTTTCTCTTCGGATATTCGTCGACAGGAGCATCGTCGAGGTGTTCGCCAACGGGCGCGAAACGCTCACGACCCGGGTGTACCCGAGCGAGGAGAGTACCGGCATCTCGCTGCTCGCCCGTCGCGGGTCGGCCTACCTGTGCTCGCTGGACATCTGGACGATGGACGACATCTGGCAGAGGGAGGAATAG
- a CDS encoding ABC transporter ATP-binding protein codes for MARVKLEDVTKEYDDVVAVNNMNLDLEDGEFITLVGPSGCGKSTTLETVAGLTMPTSGNIYIGDNEVTNLPPKDRGIAMVFQNIALFPHMDVYDNISFGLRLRDYPKDEMDESVEKAAEIVELEGMLDRMPDEMSGGQRQRVAIARAIVREPDVFLMDEPLANLDAKLRVNMRTELQRLHKQLDTTIIYVTHNQAEAMTMSDRIAVINDGELQQIAPPLTCYNEPANRFVAGFIGSPSMNLVPAKVEDGDLQAEGYSLAYDTAAVEGLAAREEIEIGIRPEDIHLAQNKSEADDPSTPVEVQTDVLEPMGDEIFVYLKPVVSSSDSGMGSIEEREGLLMSVDPATDISEDQTVEIVFDRGRIHLFDMQTGDALSHGVVEGAAMGSESGESGAQADD; via the coding sequence ATGGCACGAGTCAAACTCGAGGACGTAACGAAAGAATACGACGACGTAGTGGCAGTCAACAACATGAACCTCGATCTGGAGGACGGCGAGTTCATCACGCTCGTCGGTCCCTCTGGCTGCGGGAAGTCGACGACCCTCGAGACGGTCGCCGGTCTCACCATGCCGACATCGGGGAACATCTACATCGGCGACAACGAAGTCACGAACCTTCCGCCGAAGGACCGCGGGATCGCGATGGTGTTCCAGAACATCGCGCTGTTCCCGCACATGGACGTCTACGATAACATCTCCTTTGGCCTTCGGCTACGTGACTACCCGAAAGACGAGATGGACGAAAGCGTCGAAAAAGCGGCCGAGATCGTCGAGCTGGAGGGGATGCTCGACCGGATGCCCGACGAGATGTCCGGCGGCCAGCGCCAGCGCGTCGCCATCGCCCGCGCGATCGTCCGGGAACCTGACGTATTCTTGATGGACGAGCCGCTGGCGAATCTGGACGCCAAGCTCCGAGTCAACATGCGGACCGAACTCCAGCGGTTGCACAAGCAGTTGGACACGACGATTATCTACGTCACCCACAACCAGGCCGAGGCAATGACGATGTCAGACCGCATCGCGGTCATCAACGACGGGGAACTCCAGCAGATCGCTCCGCCGTTGACCTGCTATAACGAACCGGCCAACCGGTTCGTCGCCGGGTTCATCGGCTCGCCGTCGATGAACCTAGTCCCCGCGAAGGTCGAGGACGGCGACCTGCAGGCGGAAGGATACTCGCTAGCTTACGATACGGCCGCCGTCGAGGGGCTGGCCGCTCGCGAAGAGATCGAGATCGGGATCCGCCCGGAGGACATCCACCTCGCCCAGAACAAGTCCGAGGCGGACGACCCGAGCACCCCTGTGGAGGTCCAGACCGACGTGCTCGAGCCGATGGGCGACGAGATCTTCGTCTATCTCAAGCCGGTCGTGTCGTCGAGTGATAGCGGCATGGGCAGCATCGAAGAGCGCGAAGGGCTGTTGATGAGTGTCGACCCTGCGACCGATATCAGCGAGGACCAGACCGTCGAGATCGTCTTCGATCGCGGTCGGATCCACCTGTTCGACATGCAGACCGGTGACGCGCTCTCACACGGCGTGGTAGAAGGCGCAGCGATGGGTTCAGAATCCGGCGAGAGCGGAGCCCAGGCCGACGACTGA
- a CDS encoding TrmB family transcriptional regulator, whose translation MDETELTTVLEDAGLSPYQASAYVEVLKLGSASATTIAKESDVPDPRIYDVLRDLEEYGYVETYEQDSLRARAYSTESVLEDLRDRASNFKTAAEEIEQLWEAPTMETHTVNFVKRIDTVLDRAAAIIREATDQIQLAVNLDQYKRLRPAIKAAHDNGVHVRMGIYIDEENGEQLPDKSELKRVATEVGYRTVPMAFIALVDRTTTCFAPHELSMNRYGIIVEDRTHAYIFHWFFLAGLWVSNLEQFETDDGTPPTTYINVRECIRDIASHLSDGATITATVDAAAVDTGASVTLEGRIVDVYYTGLEGLAEDSPLLYRGGQATLVLDNGDREIEIGGWGAVIEDYEATRIVVESIDY comes from the coding sequence ATGGACGAAACAGAACTCACGACGGTACTCGAGGACGCGGGACTGTCCCCTTATCAGGCGAGCGCATACGTCGAGGTACTCAAGCTCGGCTCGGCCTCGGCTACGACAATCGCCAAAGAGAGCGACGTCCCCGATCCGCGGATCTACGACGTTCTTCGAGATCTGGAGGAATACGGCTACGTCGAGACCTACGAACAGGACAGCCTCCGGGCCAGAGCCTACAGTACAGAGTCCGTGCTGGAGGATCTCCGCGATCGGGCGAGCAATTTCAAGACCGCCGCCGAGGAGATCGAGCAGCTGTGGGAGGCCCCGACGATGGAGACCCACACCGTGAACTTCGTCAAGCGGATCGACACAGTGCTCGATCGGGCAGCGGCGATTATCCGCGAGGCGACCGATCAGATCCAGCTGGCAGTCAATCTCGACCAGTACAAGCGACTTCGGCCGGCGATCAAGGCGGCCCACGACAACGGAGTCCACGTCCGGATGGGGATCTACATCGACGAGGAGAACGGGGAACAGCTCCCCGACAAGTCCGAGCTAAAACGCGTCGCGACAGAGGTCGGCTACCGGACAGTGCCGATGGCATTCATCGCGCTCGTCGATCGGACGACGACCTGCTTCGCCCCACACGAACTCTCGATGAATCGCTACGGCATCATCGTCGAGGATCGCACTCACGCCTACATCTTCCACTGGTTCTTCCTTGCCGGCCTCTGGGTGTCGAACCTGGAGCAGTTCGAAACGGACGACGGGACACCGCCGACGACCTACATCAACGTTCGCGAGTGCATCCGCGACATCGCTTCGCACCTTTCCGACGGGGCGACGATCACGGCGACGGTCGACGCCGCCGCCGTCGACACCGGCGCGTCGGTAACGCTCGAGGGCCGGATCGTCGACGTATACTACACCGGCCTCGAGGGACTCGCTGAGGACTCTCCGTTACTGTATCGAGGTGGACAAGCGACGCTCGTCCTGGACAACGGCGATCGCGAGATCGAGATCGGTGGCTGGGGTGCCGTCATCGAGGATTACGAGGCCACCAGGATCGTCGTCGAATCGATCGACTACTGA